In the Nerophis ophidion isolate RoL-2023_Sa linkage group LG19, RoL_Noph_v1.0, whole genome shotgun sequence genome, one interval contains:
- the LOC133537872 gene encoding small ubiquitin-related modifier 3-like, whose amino-acid sequence MSDEKPKEGVKTENDHINLKVAGQDGSVVQFKIKRHTALNKLMKAYCERQGLSIRQIRFRFDGQPINELDTPAQLEMEDEDTIDVFQQQTGGVYS is encoded by the exons ATGTCGGACGAAAAGCCAAAG GAAGGAGTAAAAACAGAGAACGACCACATTAATCTGAAGGTAGCAGGTCAAGATGGCTCAGTGGTACAGTTCAAAATCAAAAGGCATACTGCACTCAACAAACTCATGAAGGCATATTGTGAACGACAG GGACTGTCGATTCGCCAAATAAGGTTTCGCTTTGACGGGCAGCCCATAAATGAGTTGGACACACCTGCACAG TTGGAAATGGAGGACGAGGACACTATTGACGTGTTTCAACAACAGACAGGAGGAGTATATTCTTAA